Proteins from one Cellulosilyticum lentocellum DSM 5427 genomic window:
- a CDS encoding tRNA 2-thiocytidine biosynthesis TtcA family protein — protein MQLQHLLSYVRRAVQDYNMIAEGDRIAIGISGGKDSLILALALSHLKRFYPKSFEIMGITVSLGFDNFDLSEVGSFFDTLQVPFYVCNTQIAQIIFEERKESNPCSLCSKMRKGALYEEAKEMGCTKIALGHNKDDINETLLMSLFYEGRIHTMAPVTYMDQVDLHIIRPLIYAPEKDIRGFVKKEGFPVVKSPCPADGQTKRETTKELISSLQRDIPRLPEHLFGAIQRSTIEGWKTKEGK, from the coding sequence ATGCAATTACAACATTTACTCAGCTACGTAAGACGTGCCGTTCAAGATTATAATATGATAGCGGAAGGTGACCGAATTGCTATTGGTATTTCTGGTGGAAAAGATAGCTTGATATTAGCTCTAGCACTTAGTCATCTTAAACGATTTTATCCAAAGTCTTTTGAGATCATGGGAATAACGGTGTCTTTAGGCTTTGATAACTTCGATTTATCTGAAGTAGGCTCTTTTTTTGATACGCTACAAGTCCCTTTTTATGTATGTAATACTCAAATTGCACAAATTATCTTTGAAGAACGTAAAGAGTCTAATCCTTGCTCCTTGTGTTCGAAAATGCGTAAGGGTGCCTTATATGAAGAAGCAAAAGAAATGGGGTGTACTAAAATTGCTCTAGGTCATAACAAGGATGATATTAATGAGACCTTATTAATGTCTCTTTTTTATGAGGGACGTATTCATACAATGGCACCTGTTACTTACATGGATCAAGTCGATTTGCACATTATTCGTCCTCTGATTTATGCACCAGAAAAAGATATTAGAGGATTTGTAAAAAAAGAGGGATTTCCAGTCGTTAAAAGTCCTTGTCCTGCTGACGGTCAGACTAAAAGAGAAACAACAAAAGAACTTATTTCAAGTTTGCAAAGAGATATTCCAAGGCTGCCAGAACATTTGTTCGGCGCTATTCAAAGGAGCACTATTGAAGGCTGGAAAACTAAGGAGGGAAAATAA
- a CDS encoding DUF4234 domain-containing protein: MIKEKNIAICIILSIVTCGIYGLYWFVCLTDDVSTASGEYSTSGIMALILTIVTCGIYGLFWAFKMGDRLDIAKQKRGIPASNGGILYLILFLFGGIITYALIQYELNKLAV, translated from the coding sequence ATGATTAAAGAGAAGAACATCGCAATATGTATTATTTTATCAATTGTTACTTGTGGGATTTATGGTTTATACTGGTTTGTATGTTTAACAGATGATGTAAGTACCGCTTCTGGTGAATATTCTACTTCTGGTATAATGGCTCTTATACTTACTATCGTAACATGTGGCATTTACGGTTTATTTTGGGCATTTAAAATGGGGGATAGATTAGACATTGCTAAACAAAAACGCGGCATTCCAGCTAGTAATGGTGGTATTCTTTACTTAATCTTATTCCTCTTTGGTGGCATTATCACTTATGCACTTATTCAATATGAACTTAATAAGCTAGCTGTTTAA
- a CDS encoding DUF2752 domain-containing protein, producing MCLAILSLDFDTAFYYNKAIFILLPFYILIGIKYILLYIKIGKISFTQIENIGLIISIVILLVYGLIRNILPYNYF from the coding sequence ATGTGTTTGGCTATACTCTCACTAGATTTTGATACAGCTTTTTATTATAATAAAGCCATCTTTATCCTATTGCCTTTTTATATTCTAATAGGCATTAAGTATATACTACTCTATATCAAAATAGGCAAAATTTCATTTACTCAAATTGAAAACATAGGATTAATTATTTCTATTGTTATTTTGCTAGTGTATGGCTTAATCAGAAATATTTTACCATATAACTACTTTTAA
- the lexA gene encoding transcriptional repressor LexA: MDQTLTAKQQQILSCIKQNLKEKGYPPSVRELCIAVGLSSTSTVHSHLNTLEKKGFIKRDPSKPRTIEILDEEMNWLEDHVSAVPIVGKVTAGAPILAVENIEEYFPLPKHLTRHEETFMLNVKGTSMINAGILDGDQIIVRHQDSARNGEIVVALIEDEVTVKRFFKEKDCFRLQPENDTMDPIYCQDVKILGKVIGLFREF, from the coding sequence ATGGATCAAACATTAACAGCCAAACAACAACAGATTTTGTCATGTATTAAACAAAACTTAAAGGAAAAAGGCTATCCACCATCAGTACGTGAACTTTGTATTGCAGTAGGTTTAAGTTCCACCTCTACTGTTCATAGCCATTTAAATACCTTAGAAAAAAAAGGATTTATTAAACGCGACCCTAGTAAACCTCGTACCATTGAAATCTTAGACGAGGAAATGAATTGGCTAGAGGATCATGTTAGTGCTGTTCCTATTGTAGGTAAAGTAACAGCTGGTGCACCTATTTTAGCTGTTGAAAACATTGAAGAATACTTTCCTCTCCCTAAACACCTTACTCGCCATGAAGAAACTTTCATGCTTAATGTCAAAGGAACCAGTATGATTAATGCAGGGATTTTAGATGGAGATCAAATCATCGTTCGTCATCAGGATTCTGCTCGTAACGGCGAAATTGTTGTCGCCTTAATTGAGGATGAGGTAACTGTTAAACGTTTTTTCAAGGAAAAAGATTGCTTCAGACTTCAGCCAGAAAATGACACGATGGATCCGATCTATTGTCAGGATGTTAAAATTCTTGGTAAAGTTATTGGACTTTTTAGAGAGTTTTAA
- a CDS encoding NAD(+) synthase, translating into MTNHFIKVCTITPKLSVGDCNYNLKQIYNCIKESETAGASIAVFPELCLTGYTCGDLFYQSNLLAETEKNIKQLLDATATSEQLILVGAPIAHEGHLFNTACVLFKGKLLGIVPKSFLPNYNEFNEKRWFSAAHEILHSKMVYAGQNVTISSYLLFKAKHIPYFCLGIDICEDLWSPLSPSTCHTIYGATIIANLSASNECVGKMNQRKTLVAQHSLKTMCSYLYTSSGIYESTSDLVFSGHQLIYEGGSLLAESELFSRENLITYATLDLERLYNQRLRLNYATSPLPFKELNYQIIEFDLALQTKELEKNITPHPFIPKEEKTRTQRCKSIFAIQTHGLARRMEHTHAEHLIIGVSGGLDSTLALLVCVRSVKLLNRPPCHIIGVTMPGFGTSDRTYQNAINLMKLLGITQKEISIVPSTLQHLKDIEHDISIHDTTYENAQARERTQILMDLANQYNGLVVGAGDLSELALGWATYNGDHMSMYGVNASVPKTLIRYLIEYVAYYESEPLVQEILFDILATPVSPELLPTSDSGDITQKTEDLVGPYELHDFFIYYMLRFGYAPSKIYHLAQMAFNNQYSNETLLKWLKVFYKRFFAQQFKRSCLPDGPKVGSIGLSPRGDWRMPSDASSALWLVEIESLK; encoded by the coding sequence ATGACAAATCACTTTATTAAAGTTTGTACAATTACACCTAAATTATCTGTCGGTGACTGCAACTACAATCTGAAGCAAATATACAACTGTATAAAAGAAAGTGAAACTGCAGGTGCTTCTATTGCTGTATTTCCCGAGTTATGTTTAACAGGATATACCTGCGGTGATCTCTTTTATCAAAGTAATTTACTAGCTGAAACTGAAAAAAATATAAAACAGCTTTTAGATGCAACTGCTACTAGTGAGCAGCTTATTCTTGTAGGTGCCCCAATTGCCCATGAAGGTCATTTATTTAATACAGCCTGTGTCTTATTTAAAGGAAAATTATTAGGTATTGTACCTAAAAGTTTTCTGCCTAATTACAATGAGTTTAATGAAAAGCGTTGGTTTAGTGCGGCCCATGAAATTCTACATTCTAAAATGGTTTATGCAGGTCAAAATGTTACTATCTCTTCTTACTTACTTTTTAAAGCCAAGCACATTCCCTATTTTTGTTTAGGTATCGATATATGTGAGGATTTATGGTCTCCTTTATCTCCTAGTACCTGCCATACTATTTATGGTGCTACCATTATAGCTAATCTATCTGCAAGTAATGAATGTGTTGGTAAGATGAATCAGCGTAAAACATTAGTAGCCCAACATTCTTTAAAAACAATGTGTAGTTATTTATATACATCTTCTGGTATTTATGAGTCTACTAGTGACCTTGTTTTTAGTGGTCATCAATTGATATATGAAGGAGGTTCCTTACTAGCTGAGTCTGAGCTCTTTTCAAGAGAGAATTTAATTACTTACGCCACTTTAGATCTTGAACGCCTTTATAATCAACGTTTACGCCTTAACTATGCAACTTCGCCTCTACCCTTTAAAGAACTTAATTATCAAATCATTGAATTTGATTTAGCTTTACAGACTAAGGAACTAGAAAAGAACATTACGCCTCATCCCTTTATCCCTAAAGAAGAAAAAACACGTACACAGCGTTGCAAGAGTATTTTTGCCATTCAAACTCATGGGTTAGCTAGGCGAATGGAACATACACATGCAGAGCATCTTATTATTGGGGTTTCTGGAGGCTTAGATTCTACTTTAGCCCTTTTAGTCTGTGTAAGATCTGTTAAACTTCTTAATAGACCCCCTTGCCACATTATAGGGGTAACAATGCCTGGTTTTGGTACTTCTGACCGTACTTATCAAAATGCTATTAACCTAATGAAATTACTTGGTATCACTCAAAAAGAGATTTCCATTGTACCCTCTACCTTACAACATCTTAAAGATATCGAACATGATATTAGTATCCATGATACGACCTACGAAAATGCTCAGGCGAGAGAACGTACTCAAATCTTAATGGATTTAGCTAATCAATATAATGGCCTTGTAGTTGGAGCAGGTGATCTTTCTGAACTTGCTTTAGGGTGGGCAACATATAATGGTGACCATATGTCTATGTATGGCGTTAATGCTTCTGTCCCTAAGACATTAATACGCTATTTAATTGAATATGTCGCTTACTATGAAAGTGAACCTTTGGTTCAAGAAATTTTATTTGATATACTTGCTACACCTGTTAGCCCTGAATTGCTTCCTACAAGCGATAGTGGTGATATTACTCAAAAAACTGAAGATCTAGTAGGTCCCTATGAGCTCCATGACTTCTTCATTTATTACATGCTTCGCTTTGGCTATGCGCCTTCTAAAATCTATCATCTCGCACAAATGGCATTTAACAATCAGTATAGTAATGAAACTTTACTTAAATGGTTAAAAGTCTTTTATAAGCGTTTCTTTGCTCAGCAGTTTAAACGCTCTTGTTTACCAGACGGACCTAAAGTTGGCTCTATTGGTTTATCACCTCGTGGTGATTGGCGCATGCCATCAGATGCAAGTAGTGCTCTTTGGTTAGTTGAGATTGAGTCTCTTAAGTAA
- a CDS encoding methionine gamma-lyase family protein: MNTYKGDTMGILEDLLGISPETEAFCKVCEQELQSIYAEINEIMHLNGAKVLHAMQKNKLSDIHFAATTGYGYNDLGRDTVEQIYADIFKAEAGLVRPQLMSGTHALTVALFGNLRPGDELLSPVGKPYDTLEGVIGIRETPGSLAEYGITYKQVDLREDFSFDYEGIKAAITEKTKLVTIQRSKGYSYRPTFSVAQIGELITFIKDIKPDVICMVDNCYGEFVETIEPTEVGADLCVGSLIKNPGGGLAPIGGYIVGKEQYVENAAMRLTAPGLGKEVGATLGLNQPVLQGLFLAPEVVANALKGAILAAAMFEKLGFDVMPSSKETRHDIIQAINMQTPEKVISFCQGIQKGAPVDSFVTPEPWDMPGYDAPVIMAAGAFIQGASIEMSADAPIKPPYTAFFQGGLTFYHARLGMMKALQTMIDHGHIQLS, translated from the coding sequence ATGAATACATATAAAGGAGATACTATGGGTATTTTAGAGGATTTATTAGGTATATCACCAGAAACAGAAGCATTTTGCAAAGTTTGTGAACAGGAGTTGCAATCTATATATGCGGAAATTAATGAGATAATGCATTTAAATGGTGCTAAAGTATTACATGCGATGCAAAAAAATAAGTTAAGTGATATTCATTTTGCAGCGACAACGGGTTATGGCTACAATGATTTAGGTCGTGATACAGTAGAACAAATTTATGCAGATATCTTTAAGGCAGAGGCAGGACTTGTAAGACCTCAGCTTATGTCAGGTACACATGCTTTAACCGTAGCTTTATTTGGTAACTTAAGACCAGGTGATGAATTACTATCACCAGTAGGAAAACCTTATGATACTTTAGAAGGTGTTATTGGTATACGTGAAACACCAGGAAGTTTAGCCGAATATGGTATTACTTATAAACAAGTGGATTTAAGAGAGGATTTTAGTTTTGATTATGAAGGTATTAAAGCAGCCATAACTGAAAAAACAAAACTAGTAACCATTCAGCGTTCAAAAGGGTATAGTTATAGACCAACTTTTTCAGTAGCACAAATAGGAGAGCTTATTACTTTTATTAAAGACATTAAACCAGACGTTATTTGTATGGTAGATAATTGTTATGGTGAATTTGTGGAAACTATTGAACCAACAGAAGTAGGGGCTGATTTATGTGTAGGCTCACTCATTAAAAATCCAGGTGGTGGCCTTGCTCCTATAGGTGGCTATATCGTAGGAAAAGAGCAATATGTAGAAAATGCTGCTATGAGACTAACAGCACCTGGACTGGGAAAAGAAGTAGGCGCTACATTAGGATTGAATCAACCTGTTCTTCAAGGACTTTTTTTAGCACCAGAAGTGGTAGCAAATGCTTTAAAGGGAGCCATTTTAGCAGCGGCTATGTTTGAAAAATTAGGTTTTGATGTTATGCCTAGTTCAAAGGAAACTAGACATGATATTATTCAAGCTATTAATATGCAAACGCCTGAGAAAGTTATTAGCTTTTGTCAAGGAATTCAAAAAGGTGCACCAGTGGATAGCTTTGTAACACCTGAGCCATGGGATATGCCAGGTTATGATGCACCGGTTATTATGGCAGCAGGTGCTTTTATTCAAGGTGCTTCTATTGAAATGAGTGCGGATGCACCTATTAAGCCACCTTATACAGCTTTTTTCCAAGGAGGATTAACTTTTTATCACGCCAGATTAGGAATGATGAAAGCCTTACAAACCATGATTGATCACGGACATATTCAACTTTCCTAA
- a CDS encoding GNAT family N-acetyltransferase, producing MELDQLYCVKKTDFPVLENLLTACFENDPLYTLLIPDEEIRKKLLPELFKCDLDEFFNTCKVYADSEDMNGIIIVSDETEPFHILRYLISTYYATFKTDCYLIKEDPSLRVLWHFLKGKDYLNSRWTEHIKQKERLHIIYLAVHPLKQHCGISKLLLTEVLDYADAHSLLVSLETHNDKNVAFYQHFGFKLFEVVEKSIHLKQYCMIR from the coding sequence TTGGAGCTTGATCAATTGTATTGTGTTAAAAAAACAGATTTTCCAGTACTAGAAAATCTGTTGACAGCTTGTTTTGAGAATGACCCGTTATATACGCTTCTTATTCCTGATGAAGAAATAAGAAAGAAGTTATTACCTGAACTATTTAAGTGTGATTTAGATGAATTTTTTAATACTTGTAAGGTTTATGCTGATAGTGAAGATATGAATGGTATTATTATTGTATCTGATGAAACGGAGCCATTTCATATTTTAAGATATTTGATAAGTACTTATTATGCTACTTTTAAAACAGACTGTTACTTAATTAAAGAGGATCCTTCTCTAAGAGTACTTTGGCATTTCTTAAAAGGAAAAGATTATTTAAATTCTAGGTGGACAGAACATATTAAACAAAAAGAACGTTTACATATTATTTATTTAGCAGTACATCCATTAAAACAACATTGTGGTATTTCAAAACTCTTGCTTACAGAAGTTTTAGATTATGCAGATGCACATAGTTTATTAGTTTCTTTAGAAACACATAATGATAAAAATGTAGCTTTTTATCAGCACTTCGGGTTTAAACTTTTTGAGGTGGTAGAAAAATCTATTCATTTAAAGCAATACTGTATGATTCGATAG